CGTCGCCGACCCGGAGCTGTCGCGCCTCATGGGCATGGCGCGCGTGCTGCGGCTCGCGGACGGCCCCGACGAGGTGCATCGCGCAATGGTCGCCAAGCTCGAGCTTCGCAAGTACACCTGACGCATGCCGAGACGCCGAGGGTCGTCGCGGGGACTGCTGCTCGCGGCGGTGTGCGTGCTCGCCGCGTGCCGGCGGCCCGCCGTCGCGCCGCACGACAGCGGCGAATGGGGACCGTACGACCTTGTGCGGCCGCGCGGCGAGGTGCGGGCGCTCGCGTTCCTCCTGTCGACCGCCTCCGGCATCGGCGGCGACGATCGCGCCGCCGCCGCCGATCTCGCCCGCCTCGGCGTTGCGGTCGCGCTCGTCGACACGCGTGTCTATCTGGCGCGCCTGGCCCGCGGCGGCGGCCACGCAGGGAGCGACTGCCTCGACGTCCCGGGCGCGTTCGTATGGACGAGCCACGCGCTCGAGCAGGAGCTCGGGCTCGGCGCGTACCGGCCGCCGTGGGTGATCGGACGCGGCGCGGGCGGCCTCCTCGCCTATGCCGCGCTCGCGCAGTCCCCCGCGCACGCGCTCGCGGGCGGAGTCGGGGTCGACGTCGACGACCGCGTACTCGCGGTCGCGCGGCGGCTCTGCGGTCTCGCCGCGACTCCGATCCGGAGCGGGCGCCGGCTCGGCGTGTACCGGGTCGGCGCGGCGTGGCGCTTCGCCGCCACCAGGCGGCCGGCGGCCGCGCTCCGCACGTGGCGGCAGGGCATCGACGACCGCAACGACGAGCGCGCCGCGATCGCGACGACGCGCGCCCGGACGTATCCGGCGGTCGTCGCCGAGGTGATGGCGCCGCTGCTTCGCGAACAGGCCGCGGCGCCCCCGGGCGGGCGCATGCCCGTCGTCGAGGTGAAGCCGGTGAGCGCGCACGGCGTGCTCGTGGTCATCTTCTCCGGCGACGGCGGCTGGCGCGACATCGACAAGCAAGTCGGCGGCTACCTCGCGGCGCGCGGCTTCGCCGTCCTCGGCGTCGACGCGCTCAGCTACTTCTGGGAGCAGCGAACTCCCGACGAGACCGCCACGGACGCGGCGGCCATGCTGCGCGCCTACCTGGCGCTCTGGCGCCAGCCACGCGCGGCCCTCGTCGGCTATTCCTTCGGCGCCGACATTCTGCCGTTCGTCTACAACCGGCTCCCGGCCGATCTCCGCAAGCGGGTGGTGCTCGTGAGCCTCCTCGCGCCGAGCCGCACGATCGAGTTCGAGATCCACGTCACCGACTGGATCGCCGGCGCGGACGACGGCCTGCCGATCCCCCCGGAAGCATCCCGCCTTCCCGCCGACAAGCTCCAGTGCGTGTACGGCGACGAGGACGCCGAGGACTCGCTCTGCACCGACCCGTCGACGTCGCCAGGCACGGTCGAGCGCCGCCCCGGCGACCATCATTTCGACGGCGACTACGCCGCCCTCGGCGCGGCGGTCGAGGACGCGATCCTGCGGCGCCTGCCGCGGCGCGCGGGGAAGTGAGGGGGCGCCACGCGCACCGTTCCTTGCGTATCCCGGGCTTCGCGAATCCCGGGAACGCCGTAGCCACGAAAAGCGACCGCTGGTTCCGGGCCCGGCACTCGGGCAGGATCCGCACATGCGACCTGCATCCTCGGAGCCCGACCGCATGCCGGCGGAATCGTTCTTGGACGTCAGGAACCACGGGTTCGCGCGCGTCGCCGTGTGCGTCCCCGAGACCCGGGTCGGCGACCCGGACTTCAACGCCGCGGCCCATCTCCGCGTGCTGACCGACGCGCACGCCGCCGGCGCGCACTACGCCGTCTGCCCGGAGCTGGGCCTCACGGCGTACACCTGCGGCGATCTCTTTTTCCAGAGTGTCCTGCAGGAGCGCGCCGTCGCCGCGCTCGCCGCGATCGCCGCCGATACGGCGGCCTGGAACATGGTGGTGTCCGTCGGGCTCCCGCTCGCCGTCGGCGGCATGCTTTTCAACTGCGCCG
The DNA window shown above is from Deltaproteobacteria bacterium and carries:
- a CDS encoding virulence factor family protein — its product is MPRRRGSSRGLLLAAVCVLAACRRPAVAPHDSGEWGPYDLVRPRGEVRALAFLLSTASGIGGDDRAAAADLARLGVAVALVDTRVYLARLARGGGHAGSDCLDVPGAFVWTSHALEQELGLGAYRPPWVIGRGAGGLLAYAALAQSPAHALAGGVGVDVDDRVLAVARRLCGLAATPIRSGRRLGVYRVGAAWRFAATRRPAAALRTWRQGIDDRNDERAAIATTRARTYPAVVAEVMAPLLREQAAAPPGGRMPVVEVKPVSAHGVLVVIFSGDGGWRDIDKQVGGYLAARGFAVLGVDALSYFWEQRTPDETATDAAAMLRAYLALWRQPRAALVGYSFGADILPFVYNRLPADLRKRVVLVSLLAPSRTIEFEIHVTDWIAGADDGLPIPPEASRLPADKLQCVYGDEDAEDSLCTDPSTSPGTVERRPGDHHFDGDYAALGAAVEDAILRRLPRRAGK